From the genome of Acyrthosiphon pisum isolate AL4f unplaced genomic scaffold, pea_aphid_22Mar2018_4r6ur Scaffold_20960;HRSCAF=22641, whole genome shotgun sequence, one region includes:
- the LOC103310107 gene encoding uncharacterized protein LOC103310107, protein MIENPEHKMYQRTKTVSSPNKTKVRKQLTEKVDDFDKYGIRRKVHQFWHDRDTPTLDKILVSVNEDNGLPNFSRTSLFRLLKSTDFVYMKRGRNSGLIEKSEIILWRRRYLKDIKRYREEGRPIYYLDETWVNAGDVNSKVWVDKTVTSARVASSEGLSTGVINPTGKGKRLIVSHIGSEDGFVPGGLLCFESKKNTQDYHDEMNGDSFRDWLEGVLPRLKENAVIVMDNAPYHSVKIEKCPTTNWRKDDIIA, encoded by the exons ATGATCGAAAACCCTGAACATAAAATG TATCAACGGACAAAAACTGTTTCTTCGCCAAACAAAACGAAAGTCCGAAAACAACTGACCGAAAAAGTAGATGATTTTGACAAGTATGGTATCAGAAGAAAAGTGCATCAATTTTGGCACGATCGTGATACACCTACGTTAGACAAGATTCTTGTGTCCGTAAATGAAGATAATGGTCTACCAAATTTTTCTCGAACATCATTATTCAGATTGTTGAAATCTACGGATTTCGTATATATGAAGCGAGGTCGTAATAGTGGTTTGATTGAAAAATCTGAAATCATACTTTGGCGGAGAAgatatttaaaagatattaaaaGATACAGAGAAGAAGGAAGACCAATTTACTATCTAGATGAAACGTGGGTAAACGCTGGAGATGTTAATAGTAAAGTATGGGTCGACAAAACTGTAACGTCAGCTCGAGTAGCATCTTCCGAGGGACTTTCGACTGGAGTAATAAACCCTACTGGCAAGGGGAAACGTTTAATTGTTAGCCACATCGGTTCCGAAGATGGATTTGTTCCCGGTGGTCTTTTGTGCTTTGAGTCAAAGAAAAACACCCAAGACTATCACGATGAGATGAACGGGGACTCTTTTCGTGATTGGTTGGAAGGTGTTTTGCCCAGACTCAAAGAGAACGCAGTCATCGTCATGGACAACGCTCCTTATCATTcggtgaaaattgaaaaatgccCAACTACGAATTGGAGAAAAGATGACATAATTGCATGA